A stretch of Planococcus citri chromosome 5, ihPlaCitr1.1, whole genome shotgun sequence DNA encodes these proteins:
- the LOC135846872 gene encoding carbonic anhydrase 2-like: protein MHFPSVFFLQLCVLIGASNLPSAYSKSKSDNSQLFLGKYPIPKKTPDPININTKNIKKFDNLSNSTLTIHGYINTRVKVINTGKLVKVILNQPSTKTSVTGGVLGNDRYQLKKIKYYWTNNTKGTAATTIDGKGFPLEDMGIFFNQKYGTFKNALNYRDGLAEVIFPIEVCSKPNLYYKKFVKKLKRIRQAGSFAKTTLQKAIQFLAGDGVISRNTIYYAYPGSYRDENTGKIYYCATVIIITYDPPLCISKKQFKRTFGSFKNAAGQPLTNTASQFPAKMPIVQAIGVSNYNYP, encoded by the exons ATGCATTTTCCAAGtgtattttttctacaattatgTGTATTGATTGGGGCCAGTAATCTTCCATCAGCTTATTCGAAGTCTAAATCAG ATAATTCCCAATTATTTCTGGGTAAATATCCAATTCCAAAGAAAACACCGGATCCCATAAACATTAATACGaagaacattaaaaaatttgacaatctGAGCAATAGCACACTTACAATTCATGGATACATAAATACCAGAGTGAAAGTAATTAATACTGGAAAATTAG TTAAAGTGATCCTGAACCAACCAAGTACCAAAACTAGTGTCACCGGAGGAGTTTTAGGAAATGATAGATAtcagctcaaaaaaattaaatattactGGACCAACAATACAAAAGGAACGGCTGCAACAACAATCGATGGAAAAGG ATTCCCCTTGGAAGATATGGGGATATTTTTTAACCAGAAATATGGCACATTTAAAAATGCCTTGAATTATCGAGATGGTCTGGCCGAAGTTATATTCCCCATCGAAGTC TGCTCAAAACCGAATCTATActataaaaaatttgtcaaaaaattaaaacgaatacGACAAGCTGGTTCATTTGCAAAAACCACACTGCAAAAAGCAATCCAGTTTTTAGCTGGAGATGGAGTTATTTCAAGAAATACGATTTACTATGCATATCCAGGGTCATACCGGGATGAGAACACCGGAAAAATATATTATTGCGCTACTGTCATAATTATTACGTATGACCCTccattatgcatatcaaaaaaacag ttcaaaCGGACGTTTGGATCATTCAAAAATGCCGCAGGTCAACCGCTCACTAATACAGCATCGCAGTTTCCTGCAAAAATGCCTATCGTGCAGGCAATAGGAGTATCAAATTATAATTATCCATAA